The Cotesia glomerata isolate CgM1 unplaced genomic scaffold, MPM_Cglom_v2.3 scaffold_69, whole genome shotgun sequence genome includes a window with the following:
- the LOC123274746 gene encoding histone H3: MARTKQTARKSTGGKAPRKQLATKAARKSAPATGGVKKPHRYRPGTVALREIRRYQKSTELLIRKLPFQRLVREIAQDFKTDLRFQSSAVMALQEASEAYLVGLFEDTNLCAIHAKRVTIMPKDIQLARRIRGERA; this comes from the coding sequence ATGGCCCGAACTAAGCAAACCGCTCGTAAGTCTACTGGAGGTAAAGCTCCACGTAAGCAACTTGCCACCAAAGCTGCTCGTAAGAGTGCACCAGCTACTGGAGGTGTCAAAAAGCCTCACCGCTACCGTCCAGGAACCGTTGCTCTTCGTGAGATCCGTCGTTACCAGAAGAGTACGGAGTTGTTAATCCGTAAATTGCCCTTCCAACGTCTTGTTCGTGAAATTGCTCAGGACTTTAAAACTGATCTACGATTTCAGAGCTCCGCTGTGATGGCCCTTCAGGAAGCCAGTGAGGCCTACCTCGTCGGTCTTTTTGAAGACACCAACCTTTGTGCTATTCACGCCAAGCGTGTTACCATCATGCCCAAAGACATCCAGTTGGCTCGTCGTATCCGAGGAGAACGTGCCTAg
- the LOC123274748 gene encoding histone H2A, whose translation MSGRGKGGKVKGKSKTRSSRAGLQFPVGRIHRMLRKGNYAERVGAGAPVYLAAVMEYLAAEVLELAGNAARDNKKTRIIPRHLQLAIRNDEELNKLLSGVTIAQGGVLPNIQAVLLPKKTEKSSS comes from the coding sequence ATGTCTGGTCGTGGTAAAGGAGGTAAAGTAAAGGGAAAGTCAAAGACCCGCTCAAGCCGTGCTGGTCTCCAATTTCCAGTAGGTCGTATCCATCGTATGTTGCGTAAAGGAAATTACGCTGAACGTGTTGGTGCTGGTGCTCCAGTTTACCTTGCTGCCGTCATGGAATACTTGGCGGCTGAAGTTTTGGAGTTGGCTGGAAACGCTGCTCGTGACAACAAGAAGACCAGAATTATTCCCCGTCATCTTCAGTTGGCCATCCGTAATGACGAAGAGTTAAACAAACTTCTCTCTGGAGTCACCATCGCTCAAGGAGGTGTCTTGCCTAACATCCAGGCTGTTCTTTTACCCAAAAAAACCGAGAAAAGCAGCTCTTAA